The Oxalobacteraceae bacterium OTU3CINTB1 genome includes a window with the following:
- a CDS encoding SDR family oxidoreductase, translating to MSTSENGSEPFANSPLSLAEKKVVVVGGKTGIGLGVARAAHAAGASVTVASRRTASDAERPQLADFNQVVLDISDEPAVRDAFDAIGPFDHLVVTSGPAFGTWETFMADDMRGVRSYMDTKFMGSWACARYAAPHLKAGGSITFLTGGLAARAKKGLAAVVAAFAAVESLSGSLALELAPIRVNTIRPGYVDTDLWSGLSASERIDLKERVRNTFPARRVGTAEDIGHAALFLMSNPYVTGTVIEVSGGENLVPSVF from the coding sequence ATGAGCACATCGGAAAATGGAAGCGAACCCTTCGCGAACTCGCCACTAAGCCTTGCCGAGAAAAAGGTCGTGGTCGTCGGCGGAAAAACCGGCATTGGTTTGGGCGTCGCGCGTGCGGCGCACGCGGCGGGCGCGTCCGTGACGGTCGCCAGCCGGCGGACCGCGTCGGACGCCGAACGTCCGCAACTTGCTGATTTCAACCAGGTGGTGCTGGATATCAGCGACGAACCGGCGGTGCGCGACGCATTCGACGCCATCGGACCGTTCGATCATTTGGTTGTCACGTCGGGGCCGGCCTTCGGAACCTGGGAAACGTTCATGGCGGACGATATGCGCGGCGTGCGCAGCTACATGGACACCAAGTTCATGGGCAGCTGGGCCTGCGCGCGTTACGCTGCGCCCCATCTGAAGGCGGGCGGTTCGATTACTTTCCTCACCGGCGGCTTGGCGGCGCGGGCAAAAAAAGGCCTGGCGGCGGTGGTTGCCGCGTTTGCGGCGGTGGAATCGCTGTCCGGTTCACTGGCGCTCGAGCTGGCGCCGATCCGCGTCAACACGATACGTCCCGGCTACGTCGACACGGACCTGTGGAGTGGCTTATCCGCTAGCGAGCGCATTGATCTGAAAGAAAGGGTGCGGAACACTTTTCCGGCGCGCCGGGTGGGTACGGCGGAGGATATCGGGCACGCCGCGCTGTTTCTCATGTCCAATCCTTATGTCACAGGTACCGTCATCGAGGTATCAGGCGGGGAAAACCTGGTGCCCAGCGTGTTCTAA
- a CDS encoding prolyl oligopeptidase family serine peptidase, whose translation MTVADRLPTINALISAGVAALCLTGGLSAAQAREAQQAEHQIDVPGASPFVVYRPETVKAGAPAPLVFLLHGSSGEGASILRRSNLKTLADKHGFIIAAPTGAIRLAQGFAWNIPGVVTAGGAAPGAGDRDDVKYLLSILDLLAEQGLVDRSRVYATGFSGGGRMASWLGCVASTRFAAIAPVVGLRAGAPLASDPRQPDPDSCRPESAVPVVTFAGDSDTTNPIAGGGAKYWQYSMHAAEMRWAGLNRCERRPVTRRISANVYQELYDGCQDGAMVTAYITEGGGHTWLADEEAMWKFFSRYARAADGKLLTGDSPDASAASRQ comes from the coding sequence ATGACCGTTGCCGACCGCCTGCCCACAATCAATGCATTGATATCCGCAGGCGTTGCCGCGCTCTGCCTGACGGGCGGCTTGTCGGCAGCGCAAGCAAGGGAGGCTCAACAGGCCGAGCATCAAATCGACGTCCCCGGCGCATCGCCGTTCGTCGTGTATCGTCCCGAGACGGTCAAAGCGGGAGCGCCGGCCCCGCTAGTGTTCTTGCTGCACGGGAGCTCGGGCGAAGGAGCATCCATACTGCGCCGCTCCAACCTCAAAACCTTGGCCGACAAGCACGGCTTTATCATCGCGGCGCCGACCGGCGCGATACGGCTCGCCCAGGGATTCGCGTGGAATATACCCGGCGTGGTGACCGCTGGCGGCGCGGCGCCCGGCGCTGGCGACCGGGATGACGTGAAATATCTGCTGTCGATCCTCGATTTGCTTGCCGAACAAGGACTGGTCGACCGCAGCCGCGTCTACGCGACAGGCTTTTCCGGTGGCGGCCGCATGGCAAGCTGGCTGGGATGCGTCGCGTCGACACGCTTCGCCGCCATCGCTCCGGTGGTAGGCCTGCGCGCGGGCGCGCCGCTTGCGTCGGACCCGCGACAGCCCGACCCGGACAGCTGCCGGCCGGAATCCGCTGTTCCCGTTGTGACGTTTGCCGGCGACAGCGATACGACCAACCCGATTGCCGGCGGTGGCGCCAAATATTGGCAGTACTCCATGCATGCCGCTGAAATGCGATGGGCCGGACTCAATCGCTGCGAGCGCCGCCCTGTCACACGACGGATCTCGGCAAACGTCTACCAGGAGCTCTACGATGGCTGCCAGGACGGCGCCATGGTCACCGCCTATATCACCGAGGGAGGCGGCCATACATGGCTTGCCGATGAGGAAGCCATGTGGAAGTTCTTCTCCCGCTACGCCCGCGCGGCGGATGGCAAATTACTGACAGGCGACAGTCCCGACGCGTCGGCGGCGTCCCGACAATGA
- a CDS encoding helix-turn-helix domain-containing protein yields the protein MKLKTPSPTGDQLLEMLSALSNPHRLRIVAALTSGGRNYVSQLARELGISRPLLHLHLKKLEDAGLVTSKLELSADGKALNYFEVPDFSVQLTPSAIAEAAQSLSTHLET from the coding sequence ATGAAACTGAAAACGCCATCCCCAACCGGAGACCAGCTGCTGGAAATGCTGTCGGCGCTATCGAACCCGCACCGGTTGCGCATCGTGGCGGCACTCACGTCTGGCGGCCGCAATTACGTCAGCCAGCTGGCGCGCGAACTCGGTATCAGCCGCCCGTTGCTGCATCTGCATCTGAAAAAACTGGAAGACGCCGGCCTGGTCACCAGCAAACTGGAATTGTCCGCCGACGGCAAGGCGCTGAATTATTTTGAAGTGCCCGATTTCAGCGTCCAGCTCACGCCGTCCGCGATCGCCGAGGCGGCGCAGTCCTTGTCCACCCATCTCGAAACCTAG